Part of the Cupriavidus basilensis genome is shown below.
CCGAACCGCCCGAACGCCTGCGACGCCCCGAGCGCCGAGCCGCGGCACGAAGCCGGAAAGTGCGTGGCGATGTAGCCGTAGATCAGCGTCGTGGTGCCGATGGAGCCGATACCCGCGCCGAACACCGCGAGCATCAGCCAGCCGAGATCCAGCTTCTGGCTCAGCGCGAGCAGCGACAGTCCGCCGATCATGAAGAACGGAATGATCACTCGTTTGGAGCCCAGCCGGTCCGCCAGCAACGCGCCGCCGATCATGCCCACCACGGCGCCGAACTGCATCACCAGCAGGAACTGCAGCGACGACCCTAGCGGATAGCCCGCCTTGCGCATCAGTTGCGGCAGCCAGGCGTTCAGGCCATAGACGATCAACTGGACGCAGAAACTCACCAGCGCGAAGAGCAGCGCCGAGGTGCGCATTGCGTCCGTCGCCAGCAGCCGGTAGCCGCGCGCGCCGGAGGCGGCCGCGTGCACGGCCTGGCCTCGTTGCTCCCGTATGATCCGTTCCAGGTCAAGCGAATGCCGGGCGGCCAGGATGCGCGCCTCTTCCATGCGACCGTGCTCGACGAGGAAGCTCACCGACTCGGGGAGCCACAGGTACATCCCCGGCAGGATCAGCGCGTAGAGCGCGCCGAGCGCATAGAGCATGCGCCATCCGTGTTCCTGCAGCAGCGTGATCGCCAGCAGCGCGCAGATGACGCCACCAACGGAATAGCCCGTCAAGGTCAGCGCATTGTACAACTGACGCCGGTTCGCAGGCGCGTACTCGACCGTCAGCGCCACGGCGGACGGCACCACGCCGCCCAGCCCGATGCCAGTGAAAAAGCGCGCGGCACCCAGTGAGAACGGCGAGGGGGCGAGTGCGCAGAGGATGGAGCCGATGGAGAACCACAGCACGCCGGCCATGATGAGGTTGCGCCTGCCCACCCGGTCGGAGAGCGGGCCGGCCGCACCCATGCCGACCATCAGGCCGGCGAGCGTCCAGCTCCCGATCATGCCGGCCGCCGCTGGCGTCAGGCCCCAGCCCGGCTCTTCCAGCAGGCGCGGGAGGGTGGCCCCGTAGACGATGAGATCGTAGCCGTCCGCCACGATCGTCAGAAAGCACAAGATGACCACGAATAGGCTGTTGCGAGCCGGCAGTGTTGCTTGTTGCACATTGTCTCCTGGATGTCCTTGTTGTAAGTTCCGCCGCCATGCAGGGTGCGGTGTGCGTCGGGTAGTGACCGCGCCACCGGAAGGGTAGTGTCGTGCCAGTGCCGAACCAATTGGCCTTTCTCGAAGCGCCGATTCGGCCGAGACGAAACTGTCGGGGGGGCGACGCGTGAACCGGCGCTTCGGAAATGGCCAGTTGGCGCGCGCAGCGGGAGGCCCTACGCTTGGTTCATGGCGGCCCACCCGAAAGCCTGTTGGCACGAGAGGGGGGATGTGGAGGGGCGATGCGGAGGGGCGATGTGGAAGCAGTGCGCGGGGTGAACCGGCAGGCGGGCTGGTCGTATGTAGCGGATGCGGCGTGCGCATGGCGTGGCGTGAGCGTTCGCCATGGGGGCATACTCCATGGAATCATCGCAGCTCTCCTTCCCAGATCTACCCAACGTTTGTCAGATGGATTTTGGAAGCCATCACCGTATCTGAGTGATGGTTCGGGCGCCGGACGCGCAATCAGGCACGGAGGAGTCCATGTTGCGGCACACGACTGCGAGGCCATCGAGCAGCCAGCCACGCACCCGGCTGGCGTGGCCCGCGCCCGATCCAGCTGCGGCGGAAAGCCGGATCAGGGTGATGCCATTGGCCCGCGGCCTGGCAGTGCTGGCCGCCTTCGGCCCCGGAGCAGACGTGGCTGGGCAACCAGGAAATTTCGCACGAAACCGGTATCCCCGCATCGACGGTGACGCGGCTGCTGCAGTCGCTGGTGGCGCTGGGTTACCTGCACCTTGACGAGGTGAGGCGCAAATACCGGCTGGCGGCGGCCTCGCTGGCGCTCGGCTACGCGGCTATTGCCGATTCGGCCGTGCAGCGCGAGGCCAGCGTCGAGATGCGCAGAGTTGCCGAGGCGACCGATACCTACGTGGTGCTCGGCACGGGGGACCGGCTCGATGTGATCGTGCTCGACAGCCGCGTGGGGAGCCGGGCGAGAACTTATCCGCCAGTACCGAGGCCAGCGCGCCGTACAGGGCAAATTCGTACCACTCAAAGATGGTGCCGATCGACGCGGCCCAGATTGCCCGCGACATCGGGCTGGTTGCGTCGGGCCCGTGGGCGATGGCTGTCTCCGTTCTGACGGGACTGTTCATGGTCATGGCTCCTGGAATTGCGGTATGTCCCGCAATGTGAGGATCCAGTGGCCGCCAAGCGGCCGTCAACGTACGGGCCGAAGCCATTCCGTACTTTGAAAGGGCACATGGCGCGAAGGACTGCGTGAATTGCCCCCGCGTGCGTCGCGCAAATTGGCCACCGGCGCGCAACATCACCTATTTCATGTTCTACCTGAAGCTGCGCACGGCTGTGGCGCATCCGTTGTCGTGAGCGCGTAGTTGCCGTCTGCGTAGTCCACGGCGACTCGCCACTTCAATCCCTCGGAATCGCCGTTTCGAAGAAGGCCAGTTGGAGAGACGGTGGCGCACCTCTACGCTTCGCGCATGCGTCCGGTCCAAGCAGATGCAACGCAACGCATATCCAGCGAAGGAGCGTATCAGCAATGCATGACTTTCCTCTTGACGGTGTGGTGGTGGTCGAGCGGAGTGACAGCGCTTCGGCGCCGTTCGCCGGCCAGATCCTTGCGGCGCTCGGCGCAGACGTCTGGAAGATCGAGCGACCCACGGGCGATTCGGCGCTCGGCTTGGGGGCCGAGCAAGTGGAAGGGCAGCGGCGCGGCCTTCCATGCCATCAACTGCGGCAAGCGCTTCATCAGCCTTGACATCAAGGATCCCGATGATCTTGCCACGCTCCAACAGGCGAGTTCAACATCGCGCATGGCCCGACGCCTGCGTCATTTGCCGTCCCCCGCACCGCTCCCAGCGCGATCTCGATTTGCAATCTGGCGGGCGTGAAGAACGCCGTTGTTCAGCTGTCACCACCAGGAGGAAGCTGCTCCCGGTTCAGCTTTTCGCAGCAGCTCACCATCGCCCTTTCTTCCACTGTACGGGACATCCAAGGCTCCTGCGTTGAACTTACCGACGTCCATTTCTATGCTTAGTCGCCGAAGCCTGTTTTCTCATCCGCGCGACAAGGAGACAATCGAAGCCGATCCATAACAAGTAAACGCAGGGAGTGGGACCACGGAACGAGCGACGGTCGAGAAGCTGTCGCAACAAACTGGACGGCGTTTCGATCTGATGGATCTGGTGGTACTCAATGCACCTTGGCATGCCAAGCGCTCGCTTATGTGAAAGGGTGGGACAACTCCATTGACGAAATGGAGGGGCGGCTGAGCCTAGACGGTTGCACCATTGCCTTTGATCACTCGGTGGGCGCCGCTGGCACACGGTTCATGCCATCGCTGTTGTACGAACTGCGGCGTCGCATTCTTTTAAGGGCGCGAACAGGTACCTCCACTCACCGAACGCTCCGCCACAAGCTCTCCGAGAAAGCGGCCGGTCATATCGGCTACATGGCTGCAGCAAGTCAAGAATTGGGACGTCATTCGAATTCCATTCTCGAGTGGGTCTCAGTGACTTGGTAGTGTCAAAAAAAAGATGAGTAGCGAAGTCGTTACCAAACCGGACGGGAAACCCACGTCCAAACCAGAAAGAAGGAGGAGGCGATTATGAAGTTGAAGTGCATTGCTGCGGTATCAATGCTCGCTGGTGCGGGAAGCGCATTTGCGCAGACAAATGTGACGCTCTATGGCGTGGTCGATGCCAACGTCGAGTATGTCAATCATGTTGGCGCGGTGCCTCAGGCAACAAACGGTTTCAACCCTGGGACCGCCAATAGTGCTTACCGCATGGGCTCGGGTGGCCTGTCCGGATCGCGCTGGGGTATTCGTGGCACAGAAGACCTGGGAGGGGGGCTGAAGTCAGTCTTCGTACTCGAAAGCGGCTATGCCGCGGATACGGGTGTCGGCCAGCAAAGTGGCCGGATGTTTGGTCGTCAGGCTTTCGTCGGCCTGCAAAGCGCCGGCCTCGGGCAGCTGACTTTTGGTCGTCAGTACACCTCGATGTTCGACGCGCTGGCCAACTTCGCCCCGGCTTCCTACGCGACGCTCTACGAGCCGACGGTGTTGCAGAACGGTGGCAACTACCGGGAGGACAATACCATCAAGTACACGGGGCAATTTGGTCCTCTGTCGGCATGGGCTCACTGGTCGTTCGGTGTCGGGTTGACTCAGCCTCAGGTCGCCGCGGGAGTGCCTGCAGTCGGCGGCAACGGAGAGGTTCCCGGGCAGTTCCGCCGCGACAGCGCGTATGGTGCAGCCGCGATGTATGCGGTGGGTCCGTTTGCCGGAACCATCGGCTACGACCAGTGGAATCCGTCGATTGGCATCGCCAGCGGATCAGTCAAAAAAGCGTCGGTTGCTGCGAGCTATACCGTTGGCCCGGCGAAGATCATGGGGGGCTACCGTTGGGGGCAGAGCAAGAATGCAACGGACGTCGTGATGTTGCGCGACGATTACTACTGGATTGGCGCCAATTATCAGGCAACGTCTGCCCTGGGTTTCACGCTTGAGTATTCGTACGACAATCTGAAGAACCTTTACGGCAATACGAATGCAGCCAATCCCTGGCAGATCGCATTTATTTCGACGTATGCCTTCTCGAAGCGCACTGATGTCTATCTGAGCACCGCATACTCCAAGAACGCCGGCCTGACACTTGATTCGTTGGCGACCGGCTACCTCACCAGCCTTTCCCTTGGCTCCAGCTACGTACTGCCAAGTGGGGGGAGTTCGATGCTGGGCGTGGCTGTCGGCCTGCGCCACAAGTTCTAAAGTCGTTCGATATCTGCCTGGCGGGCCACGTTGCCTTGCCAGGCGGATCGCGGCTGTCTTCACTAACCACCAGGGCGACGCGATGCAGGTGGCGCGGGAAATTCGCTCGGGCCTAACGGCTTCCATGGAATCACATGCAATCGCATCGCTCGCCCGCATTCCACAGATGCGTAATGGCAAGCTGCGGCGGGTGTGTAGCTTTCGCATCTCGCGGGTTCCCGCGGGATGCAGCGCGCAGCACCGTTGGCCTGACGGTGAGGGTGAGGCGCTCATGAAGTGGGTTAACCCCCATGGCACTCATGCGATTCACCGTTCAAACTACACCTAACGTTTGTAAGGTAATTTCGAATCCGGATGTGGATTTTCCTCGGACGGGACGACACCTCATGCACACGGAGACGCCCATGTTGCAGCCAGCCGGCGCAAGGTTGCGGGATCACCAGTACGATATCGGCACGATCTTTCAAAGTCCGGGCCGATCAGCTACCGCGGAAGGCCAGGTGAGGGTCATGCCGCTGGCCCGCGGCCTGGCCGTGCTGGCAGCCTTCGGCCCGGAGCAGGTGTGGTTGGGCAATCAGGACGTTTCCCTCGAAACCGGCATCCCCGCGCCGACGGTCTCCCGCCTGATGCAGTCGCTGGTCGCACTGGGCTACCTGCACCAGGACGAAGGGCGCCGCAAGTACCGCCTTACGGCGGCCTCCTTGTCGCTCGGTTACGCAGCCATCGCCGACCCCGCGGTTCGGCGGGAGGCCAGCGTCGAAATGCGGAAGTTCGCCGAAGCTACCGATACCTACGTGGTGCTCGGCACACGGGACCGGCTCGATGTGATCGTTCTCGACAGCCGTGTAGGCAGCCAGGTAGTGCTGGACCTGCGCCTGACGCCGGGTACGCGACTGCACATTGCGTCTTCCCTGATGGGATCGGCCTTGCTGGCCGCGATCCCGGAACTGGAACGCTGCTACCTGCAGGGCAACGTGGAGCGCAAGGCCGGCCGCGAGTGGCCGACGCTACGGCGGCGCATGGCCGAGAAGATCTCTCAGGTCCAGGAACGGGGCTTCTGTATGTCGCTCGGCGAGTGGGAGCCGGAGTTGGCCACAGTCGCCGCGCCAGTCTGCGTGCCGGACCAACCGCCCCTGGCATTGGCCTGCATTGGCCGTACCGCCCGCATGCAGCGTGCCCGAGTCGAGCGGGAGCTCGGGCCGCGGCTGGTCGCCACGGCACAATTGCTGCAGGAGCGGCTTACGGCACGTGAGTGACGCGAGCCAGATAGCCGCACCGAAATCCATGACGAAATTCAACCGCCTCCACGTCATCCGCCAAGTCGATCGTCTCACGCTGCGGCCGTTCCTTTCCGCCATCGAACAACAGCAGATCGGGCGCGCCGCAATCCGCGAGAACGTTGCCGCATCGACTGCAATCAAGCCTGCAATCAAGCGTATCCGAGACTTGGAGGATATTGTCAATCGTAAGGCTCATGTGGCCGTGGATGCCCAATCCTGCACTCGGGCGCGTCCCCCGGCCTGATGGCGCGTTTCCTACCTTTTGTAAGGCGCACGGAGTGGCAATGACTCAATCCTCACCGGTCACCTTGACGCTGGAGCGTGGCCTCAAGGTGCTGCGCGCCTTTCGCGCGGAGCGGGTGCCCCTGACCAACAGTGAGTTGGTGCGTCGAACGGGGCTCTCAAAGTCCACGGTGTCCCGGCTGACGATGACGCTGGTCGGCCTGGGCTTCTTGCGCAGGGTGGCGGGCGGGCCGCAATTCGAGCTGGCCGGCGGTCCGCTTGGCATCGGGCACGCGTACCTGGAAACCAACGCGGTGACACGGCTCGCCCATCCGTTCATGCAGCAACTGGCCGACCGGCTCAACGCGTCCGTTGCACTTGCGGTGCCTAACCAGCTTGACATGCTCTACATTGCCTATCGGACCAGCACGCGCATCGCCACGCTGCGGCTGGGCGTGGGGTCGCTGCTGCCGATGGGGTTGACGGCGATCGGGCGCGCCTGGCTGTGGGGGTTGCCCAAGGACGCACGGGCTGACTACGTGGCATCCGTGATCGAGGCCGCGGGTCCGCAGGCGGGAGACATCAGGAAGAACATAGAAGCCGCATTCGATGACTTGCGCGAGACCGGCGTCTGCATGTCGGTCGGCGAATACCAGCGCAACGCATACGGCATTGCATTGCCGCTAAGCGTGGGCCGCGCCGGCATGCTGATGGCGCTGAACTGCGGCGCGGTCGAACTTCGGCCGGACGTCGAGTCGATACGGGCGAGCATGGTGCCGGAACTCAAGGCTGCTGCGGTGGAACTGATGGTGCTGCTGCGCGATGTCGGTACCGAGGCTTAAGGCGCTGGTAGCGGGGATCGTGTATCCGTCCCGCATCATTCGTCAGCGTAGGCCTGGATTGTGTTCCGTACTTCGGAAATGAAAATTGGGGCAACGGATTCAACTACGCCGGCGCCCGTGCGGGGTAACCCCCGTCAACGCCCGGATGCATGCCGCGCCGCGGCATTCCAAAGTACGGCACAACCCCGCCGGGACGATTGACTCGCGCAGGCGCGTCGAGCACGCTGGTTCCATGCGATGGAGATGGCGCGGCGTGGAGCCCCCGATGCTGCATGGGGCCTGCCTTGCCCACATCGCGCCGCAGTAACCGTGCAACCAATACGCTGGATTTTCAATGAGTGACTCTCTGCACAATGACTGGATCCCTACGGGAGACGATATCGCCACGGCGAACGTGTCGGCGCTGGTCGCGCGCCTGGGCCTGAAGGACTACGATGAACTGCTGGCCTTCTCGAACGAGAAGCCCGACGCCTATTGGGATGCCGTGATCGACTTCTGCGGCATGGTCTGGGACGTTCCCTACGAGAAGTACGTAGATGCGTCGAAAGGACAGCCGTTCCCGAAGTGGTTCCCGGGTGGGCAGCTCAACTGGGTCAAGTCCGCGCTCAAGTGGGCAGATGATCCCGCGATGGCATCGCATGCCGCGGTTGTTGCCGAGCGCGAGGACGGATCCGCCCAGCGCCTGAGCTATGCCGAGCTGGCGCAAAAGGTCGCCGCCTTCGCCGGCGGGCTGAAGGCCCTGGGTGTGAAGCGCGGCGACCGCGTTGGCCTGTTGATGGAAAACGGCGTCGAGGCGACGGTGACCTCGCTGGCCATTGCCTGGATCGGCGCGGTGACGGTGCCGCTGTTCAGCGGCTTCGGCGTCGATGCGATCGTGTCGCGGCTGTCGTCATGCTCGGCCAGCGCGCTGGTAGCCACCACCGGCTTCTCGCGCCGCGGCAAGTGGGTCGATACGCGCAGCTTGGTCGACGAGGGCCTGTCGCGCCTGCCGGACCTCGGCATCGTCGTCTGGAAGCATGCTGGCGAGGCAATCGACTTCAGCGGCAAGGTGCTGGACTGGCAGCAGGTTGCCGCCTCGCAGCCCGACGCAGCACCGGCGCGGATGTCGCCGGACGATCCCTTCATGATCATCTATACCTCGGGCACCACCGGGAAGCCCAAGGGCACCGTGCATACCCACGGCAGCTTTCCGATGAAGATCGCGCACGATTCCGCCGTCCATTTCAATGTCAGCGGGAAGGATGTGTTCTGCTGGCCCGCGGACATGGGCTGGGTGGCCGGCACGCTGGTGATGTCGTGCGCGCTGCTGCGCGGCGCGACGCTGGTCTGCTATGACGGCGCCCCGGATTTCCCGGACTGGTCGCGCATGTCGCGCATCGTCGAGCGCTATGGCGTGACTCACTTCGGCTCCGCGCCCACGCTGATCCGGGGCCTGGCCGCCAACGAGCCTATCGCCACGCAAGGCGATGTGTCGACGGTCAGGTTGCTGATCACGGCAGGGGAGGGGATCGATCCCGAGCACTTCCTGTGGTTCCAGAAGGCGTTCGGCAGTGGCCGCAGTCCCGTCATCAACTACACCGGTGGCACCGAGGTTTCCGGTGCGCTGCTGTCCAGCGTGATCGTCAAGCCGATCAGCCCGGCCGGGTTCAACACAGCATCGCCATCAGTGGCGGCCGACGTGGTGGATGCCGATGGCAAATCGCTGACCAACACCGTGGGCGAACTTGCGATCCGCCGGCCCTTCGTCGGCATGACGCAGTCGTTCTGGCAGGACGACGAGCGCTACCTCGACGCCTACTGGCGCACGGTGCCGGGCATCTGGGTGCACGGCGACCTGGCGCTGCGCCGCGACGATGGCACCTGGTTCATGATGGGGCGCTCCGATGACACCATCAAGCTGGCAGGCAAGCGGCTCGGGCCCGCCGAGATCGAGGACGTGCTGCTGGAACTGCCGGAGATCGCCGAGGCCGCCGCGATTGGCGTCGAGGATCCGGTCAAGGGACAGAAACTGGTGGTCTTCCTGGTGCCATCTGCCGCCATGGCGCTGTCGCAGGA
Proteins encoded:
- a CDS encoding IclR family transcriptional regulator; the encoded protein is MTQSSPVTLTLERGLKVLRAFRAERVPLTNSELVRRTGLSKSTVSRLTMTLVGLGFLRRVAGGPQFELAGGPLGIGHAYLETNAVTRLAHPFMQQLADRLNASVALAVPNQLDMLYIAYRTSTRIATLRLGVGSLLPMGLTAIGRAWLWGLPKDARADYVASVIEAAGPQAGDIRKNIEAAFDDLRETGVCMSVGEYQRNAYGIALPLSVGRAGMLMALNCGAVELRPDVESIRASMVPELKAAAVELMVLLRDVGTEA
- a CDS encoding AMP-binding protein gives rise to the protein MSDSLHNDWIPTGDDIATANVSALVARLGLKDYDELLAFSNEKPDAYWDAVIDFCGMVWDVPYEKYVDASKGQPFPKWFPGGQLNWVKSALKWADDPAMASHAAVVAEREDGSAQRLSYAELAQKVAAFAGGLKALGVKRGDRVGLLMENGVEATVTSLAIAWIGAVTVPLFSGFGVDAIVSRLSSCSASALVATTGFSRRGKWVDTRSLVDEGLSRLPDLGIVVWKHAGEAIDFSGKVLDWQQVAASQPDAAPARMSPDDPFMIIYTSGTTGKPKGTVHTHGSFPMKIAHDSAVHFNVSGKDVFCWPADMGWVAGTLVMSCALLRGATLVCYDGAPDFPDWSRMSRIVERYGVTHFGSAPTLIRGLAANEPIATQGDVSTVRLLITAGEGIDPEHFLWFQKAFGSGRSPVINYTGGTEVSGALLSSVIVKPISPAGFNTASPSVAADVVDADGKSLTNTVGELAIRRPFVGMTQSFWQDDERYLDAYWRTVPGIWVHGDLALRRDDGTWFMMGRSDDTIKLAGKRLGPAEIEDVLLELPEIAEAAAIGVEDPVKGQKLVVFLVPSAAMALSQEALASVVSKHVDGRLGRPFRPSVVHVVAQLPKTRSSKIMRRVIRSVYTGVPAGDLSALDNPPALDEIRAAAAH
- a CDS encoding helix-turn-helix domain-containing protein, giving the protein MPASTVTRLLQSLVALGYLHLDEVRRKYRLAAASLALGYAAIADSAVQREASVEMRRVAEATDTYVVLGTGDRLDVIVLDSRVGSRARTYPPVPRPARRTGQIRTTQRWCRSTRPRLPATSGWLRRARGRWLSPF
- a CDS encoding porin; its protein translation is MKLKCIAAVSMLAGAGSAFAQTNVTLYGVVDANVEYVNHVGAVPQATNGFNPGTANSAYRMGSGGLSGSRWGIRGTEDLGGGLKSVFVLESGYAADTGVGQQSGRMFGRQAFVGLQSAGLGQLTFGRQYTSMFDALANFAPASYATLYEPTVLQNGGNYREDNTIKYTGQFGPLSAWAHWSFGVGLTQPQVAAGVPAVGGNGEVPGQFRRDSAYGAAAMYAVGPFAGTIGYDQWNPSIGIASGSVKKASVAASYTVGPAKIMGGYRWGQSKNATDVVMLRDDYYWIGANYQATSALGFTLEYSYDNLKNLYGNTNAANPWQIAFISTYAFSKRTDVYLSTAYSKNAGLTLDSLATGYLTSLSLGSSYVLPSGGSSMLGVAVGLRHKF
- a CDS encoding IclR family transcriptional regulator — protein: MPLARGLAVLAAFGPEQVWLGNQDVSLETGIPAPTVSRLMQSLVALGYLHQDEGRRKYRLTAASLSLGYAAIADPAVRREASVEMRKFAEATDTYVVLGTRDRLDVIVLDSRVGSQVVLDLRLTPGTRLHIASSLMGSALLAAIPELERCYLQGNVERKAGREWPTLRRRMAEKISQVQERGFCMSLGEWEPELATVAAPVCVPDQPPLALACIGRTARMQRARVERELGPRLVATAQLLQERLTARE
- a CDS encoding CoA transferase codes for the protein MHDFPLDGVVVVERSDSASAPFAGQILAALGADVWKIERPTGDSALGLGAEQVEGQRRGLPCHQLRQALHQP
- a CDS encoding MFS transporter → MQQATLPARNSLFVVILCFLTIVADGYDLIVYGATLPRLLEEPGWGLTPAAAGMIGSWTLAGLMVGMGAAGPLSDRVGRRNLIMAGVLWFSIGSILCALAPSPFSLGAARFFTGIGLGGVVPSAVALTVEYAPANRRQLYNALTLTGYSVGGVICALLAITLLQEHGWRMLYALGALYALILPGMYLWLPESVSFLVEHGRMEEARILAARHSLDLERIIREQRGQAVHAAASGARGYRLLATDAMRTSALLFALVSFCVQLIVYGLNAWLPQLMRKAGYPLGSSLQFLLVMQFGAVVGMIGGALLADRLGSKRVIIPFFMIGGLSLLALSQKLDLGWLMLAVFGAGIGSIGTTTLIYGYIATHFPASCRGSALGASQAFGRFGSILGPLIGGWIVGSNLALHWNFYAFVVPAVVAIMLVPLIPKPALEPDATPVADYRTAD